The genomic DNA ATGCGCGATGCTAAAATTACTCAAATTTATGAAGGAACCTCTGAAATTCAAAAAATTGTAATTTCAAGAAGTTTAATTAGAGGGTAGAAATCTCTAACGAAACTTAAAATACACTCCAAATAAAAAAGAAAAGCCTATTTCATACTCGAAGTAGGCTTTTCTATGGTTTAAAAGTAATACCTTTTTAGTTTTTAAACTGAATATCATGTAAATGCAATCCAGAAGCTGGAGCTATGTTTTTAATAAATTCGATATCAGAATCAGGATCTAAACTCTCTTTAATAAAATTCAAATCACAAGTTCCTTTTCCTAAGTCATGTAATCCTCCCATTATCAAACGAACTTGATTCCTTAAAAAACCAGCTCCTTTAATTCTTAAAACAAAACTCTCCTTCGGGAAAAAAGATGCTGTTAACTCTTTATTTTCTTCAATCCTACAATATACAATTTCTCGTTCCACCTTTGTATCTTCAGAAGGTTTCGTACAATACCTTTTATAATTATGAAAACCTTCAAATAAAATTGCGCCTCTTTTCATTAATTCTATATCCAATTCTTCTCTAAAGCGTGTTAAAAAAGGAGCTGCATATGGGTGATTTTTCTCTCCATAAGAAAAGTAATAACGGTATTCTTTTAATTTAGGATGCTGTATAATATTAAACTGTTTATCTATATCTTCTATTTTCAATGCTCGCATATCTCCAGGAGCATTCGCATTAAAGTCAGCCATAAACTGATCGAAATCTACTTTCTGATCAATAAAAAGCTGAAAAGCAAAACAACTTGCTGACACTCTCGCATCTGTTCTTCCAACACCTAAACTCTTAAATCGTATTCCTTTATATATATACTTTAATGTTTTATCTAAAAAAAGATGCCCTGTTTTTAAATTAGGTTGCTTCTGCCAACCATGAAAACGAAAACCTAAGTACTGAATAGTGACTAAATAAGAATAGCTATAACTCATAATGGTCAAAACTACTCTTTTTTTCTTTTTATTTTCTCTAAAAAAACTAAAAACCTACACAACAAACAGTCAAAAACTCCTTTTTTTTTCATAAAAGCGAGTTTTTACCAAGCTATTAAAAAAACAAATACAAATATGGAAAGTATATTGCTTATAAATAACGTATTGATGACGATTTGCATGGCACTAGCCTCCTTCATACATTTAAGTTTCTCGTTATTAGAAATTGGATTAACAAGGCAAAAAACACTATAAACATCTTATTTAAAAACATATTTACCACCACAGATTTACTATTGTATTTTTTATGCAGATTCAGCTTAATATATCCTAGTAGTTTCAACGGTATTTTGGGCTTCGCTGAATTTGGCTTAACCCCTACTTAACTTCCCTAAACACATTAGATTTAACTTAACGTGAGTTCGACATAAGCAAATCACCTAAAACATTGATTAACAAATCTTTTTACATTTTTTCTGTTTATCGACTATTGAATTCTTAATCAGTTTTTTATGAATAAGACCTATTTTTATCATGAAAACTGATTAGCTAGTGCACCTTAAAAAGGTAACTGATTAATATTCATCAATTATTACATCGAACTCACTTTAAATTACAATTAGATGATCCTGTAGCTACTGCTCCTGTTTATTTAATATGCAACTTTTGGGACATACTTACTGTTGGCATATTTGGAAAAATAGCAAGCTTACAACAAATATCTATTCAATTAATAAAAATCAGTTCCTATGTGACCTGCTCTATTACTTGTTTTATAATTTTTTGCCTCTTGAGAAAACATTAGGAATTAGAGTTTCTGAGAAAGAAGAATTAGATGGTTTAGATTTCCATGAACATGACTTAAATGCTTTCCCTGATTCCAGACTAAACGACCATTAATTACAAACCTAATTTTCAAATAGATAAATACCAATACCTAATTTTAAATATTCTCAAAAAAATGCATTAAAAAAATAAATTCAATGCATTTTTTTTATTAAATTTTTATTTTAGATATAAAAAACATAATTTTATATAGATTTTAATAAAGATAACACAATAAAACCATGAAGAATCAAGGCCTTTATTTAAATGATTATGAAACTGCCAACTGCGGTGCTGGTTTTATATGTAATTTACACGGAAAAAAGTCAAATATTATTATTCATAACGCTTTGGAAATTTTAGAAAAACTAGCGCATAGAGGGGCCGTTAATTCAGATGGAAAAACAGGAGACGGTGCAGGTATTTTAATTGACATTCCTCATGATTTCTTTAATAGAGTTTGTAGTTTCAAACTTCCAAAACCAAAAGAATACGCGGTAGGTATGGTTTTCCTGCCCAAAAATGAACATCAATTTCAACATTGTATTTCCCTTTTTGAATCTGAACTTAAAAAACAAAACTTAACTATCTTAGGTTGGAGACGCGTACCTGTAGATACTTCTAACTTAGGTAAAATAGCGGCTAAATCAGAACCAAGAATTTATCAAATTTTCATTTCTAAGCAACATACTGAGCTGACAGACTTACAATTTAATGCAAAGTTATTTGCCGCTCGTAAAATAACAGAACATTTAGTGGAAGCTTCCAAATTATCTCAACGCAATTTGTTCTACATCCCTAGTCTTTCAACGAATACCATTATTTATAAAGGATTATTAATTCCAGAGGATATTGGGCGGTATTATATTGACCTAAAAGAACCCGATGTAGTAACTCGCTTAGCACTAGTTCATCAACGTTTTTCTACCAATACATTCCCTTCTTGGGATTTAGCGCAACCTTTTAGGTATATGTGTCATAATGGGGAAATTAACACCCTTCGAGGAAATGTGAGCAGAATGAGAGCTAGAGAAGAACTTATGGAGAGTGATTTATTTGGAGAAGATATTAAAAGACTTTTTCCTATCGTTTTAGAAGGAAAATCTGATTCTGCTTCTATGGATATGGTTGTTGAGTTTTTATTAATGACTGGGCGCTCTCTTCCAGAAGTTATGATGATGATGGTTCCTGAAGCTTGGGAAAAAGATTTGACTATGTCTAAAGATAAAAGAGCTTTCTATGAATATCATTCTTGTATTATGGAACCTTGGGATGGACCTGCTTCTGTTCCTTTTACTGATGGTAATTATATTGGTGCTTTGTTAGATAGAAACGGACTAAGGCCTTCGAGATATACTGTTACTAAAGATGGTTTCGTTATTATGGCTTCTGAAATAGGCGTTGTAGATATTCAACCGAGCAATGTAATAGCGCACGGGAGACTAGAGCCAGGAAAAATGTTTTTAGTTGACATGAATGCAGGAAGAATTATCAAGGATACAGAAATTAAAGATGCTATTATTTCTAAATATCCTTATAAGGAATGGATCTCTTCACATACTCTTCCTTTAGCTGAAATTCCTTATACATCAAATCTATCTCCAATAGAAGCTACTGATTATACTACTAGATTACGTTTATTTGGTTATACAAATGAAGATATCGTTACGATGATCACGCCAATGGCTACCGAGGCTAAAGAAGCAATTGGCGCTATGGGCACAGATACTCCTTTAGCGGTGCTCTCTAATAAACCGCAACTCTTATATAATTATTTCAAGCAACTATTTGCTCAAGTTACTAATCCTCCATTAGATGGAATTAGAGAAGAAATCGTAACAGCTATTAGCTTGGCTATTGGAGAAGATAGAAATATCTTTGAGATTATTCCTGAACAAGCAAAAAAGCTCAGAATCCAAAATCCTGTAATATCTAATGACGATTTGGATAAGATTAAAAATATCAATCATCCAGATTTTAAAACAATAACTATTCCTATTGTATATGAAATTGAAAAAGGGGTAAATGAGCTTGAAAAAGCCTTAGATACTATTTTACTCACAGCAGAAAAGGCTATAGATAACAATACCAATATTATCATTTTATCAGATAGAGGTACTGATAAAAAACAGGCCCCTATTCCTGCACTATTAGCTTGCTCTTATATACATCATTCATTAAATAAAAGAGGTAAACGTTCTAAATGTGGCATTATTATAGAAACTGCCGAAGCAAGAGAACCTCACCATTTTGCTACCTTATTTGGTTATGGAGCTAGCGCCATTAATCCTTATCTTGTAAATGAAATTATCAACACTCAAGTAAAAGAAGGAGCTATTATAGGAATAGATGCCGAAATGGCTGTTAAAAACTTTAATAAAGCTATAGGAAAGGGATTATTAAAGATCATGAATAAAATAGGCATCTCAACACTACATTCATATAGAGCTTCTCAAATATTTGAAATATTAGGACTCAAAAAGTCTTTTGCTAATAAGTATTTTCCCTTTACTCCTACAAGAATAGAAGGTATTGGGCTATACGTACTGGAAAAAGATATTGCAAAAAGACATACAGCAGCTTTTACGCAATCAACTACTAATAACACCTTGCCTTTGCCTATTGGAGGAGATTATAGATGGAGAAGAAACGGGGAAAAACATTTATTTAATCCAACCACCATTTCTAAACTTCAACAAGCTGTTAGAACTAAAAGTATTGAGAGTTACAAAACATATGCCAATGCTATCAATGAACAAAACAAAAACTTAATGACCTTAAGAGGTCTGTTTGAATTTAACAACTTAGATCCTATCCCTATTGACGAGGTTGAACCTTGGACTGAAGTTGTAAAAAGATTTAAAACAGGGGCAATGTCATATGGATCAATAAGTCAAGAAGCTCATGAGAACTTGGCTATCGCTATGAATAAAATTGGAGGGAAAAGTAATTCTGGAGAAGGCGGTGAAGATGTAAAAAGATTTAAAAAACGCTCTAACGGAGACTGGAAAAATAGTGCTATTAAACAAGTTGCTTCAGGTAGGTTTGGCGTAACTAGCAATTACTTGACTAATGCTAAAGAAATTCAAATAAAAATGGCGCAAGGAGCTAAACCTGGAGAAGGAGGACAATTACCAGCTGAAAAAGTACTTCCATGGATTGCGGAAGTTAGAAACTCAACTCCTTATGTTGGACTGATCTCTCCTCCTCCTCATCATGATATCTACTCTATTGAAGATTTAGCTCAGTTAATCTTTGATTTAAAAAATGCGAATCGAGAAGCTCGTATCAATGTAAAATTGGTATCTAAGGTTGGAGTTGGTACTATTGCCGCTGGTGTTGCTAAAGCGAAAGCCGATGTTATTTTAATTTCTGGATTCGATGGTGGTACAGGGGCTGCTCCTCTTACTTCTTTAAAACACACTGGTTTGCCTTGGGAACTAGGGTTAGCAGAAGCTCAACAAACTCTTGTTTTAAATGATTTAAGAAGTAGAGTTGTTTTAGAATGCGATGGGCAATTAAAAACAGGAAGAGACGTTGCTATTGCGGCATTATTAGGAGCTGAAGAATTTGGTTTTGCTACAGCTCCCTTAGTAGCTTCAGGTTGTATTATGATGAGGGCATGTCACTTAAACACGTGCCCTGTTGGCATTGCTACACAAGATCCTGAATTACGTAAAAACTTTAAAGGAACACCCGAGCATGTTATTAATTTCATGTATTTCGTTGCGGAGGAATTGCGCGAAATTATGGCACAATTAGGCTTTAGATCTTTAAAAGAAATGGTAGGACAAGTTCATAAAATAAATACTAAATCAGCTATTGATCATTACAAAGCTAAAGGATTGGATTTATCTTCTATTTTATATGCACCTCAAAAAAAGAATCCGATTTTACACAATACAGAACAACAGAATCATAATTTAGAACAGGTATTAGACACTCAAATTTTTAATGATGCTAGAGGTAGTATTCAACATAAAATTAAAGCTTCACTAGATTATCCTATTAAAAATACTGACAGAGCCGTTGGAACCCTTATTAGTAATGAAATATCAAAGATTCACGGACAAAATGGCCTGCCTAACGACACTTTAAAATTATACTTTAAAGGTGCTGCTGGACAAAGTTTTGGTGCTTTTGCTACTAAAGGAGTCACCATGGTTGTTACTGGAGCAACTAATGATTATTTAGGTAAAGGTTTATCTGGAGCCAAAATTATTATCAAAAAACCCAAAGAAGCTAGCTTTAATGCTGCTGAAAATATTATTACCGGAAATGTATCTTTTTATGGAGCTACTAGTGGAGAAGCTTATATAAACGGAATCGCTGGAGAACGATTTGCCGTCCGTAACTCAGGAGCTACTGCTGTTGTTGAAGGCATTGGTGACCATGGTTGTGAATATATGACTGGCGGTACTGTTGTAATTCTTGGTAAGACAGGCAAAAACTTTGCCGCTGGAATGAGCGGCGGAATTGCCTATGTGTATGATAAAAATAGAAATTTCACAAACAACCTATGTAATCTAGAAATGGTTGATTTGGAATCCTTGGAAAACAATGATTTCTCTGAGTTGCAGAAACACTTAAAAAACCATCTTCAATATACTGAAAGCTCTCTTGCGAAGAGCTTACTCAACAATTGGGAAAAAGAAAAAGTTTATTTTACTAAAGTTTTCCCTAAAGATTATAAAAGAGCACTAGAGAAACTAGCAAGTGAAAATAATATTCAACAATTAACAGCGTAAATCATGGGACAAACAGGAGGTTTTAAATACTATAAAAGACAAAACGAAACTAATTTAACTATTGAAGAACGGCTAAAAAACTATAATGAATTTACCATACCAATTGCTCCCGCTTTTTTACAAAAACAAGGTGCTCGCTGTATGGAATGTGGAGTTCCTTTTTGCCATAGTGGGTGCCCATTAGGAAACTTAATTCCTGATTTTAATGATATGGTTTATCAAGGAAACTGGAAAGCTGCTTTGCAAATACTGCATAGTACTAATAATTTTCCTGAATTTACGGGAAGGCTCTGCCCCGCTCCTTGTGAAAAATCTTGTGTATTAGGCATTATAGACAACCCTGTTTCTATCGAAAATATAGAAAAATCAATTGTAGAAAGAGGTTTTTTAGAGGGCTGGATTCTCCCGAATCCTCCTAAAAGAAGAACAGGAAAACAGGTTGCTATTGTGGGGTCTGGTCCAGCCGGTTTAACTACTGCTCAACAACTGAATAATGCAGGACATACCATAACGGTTTTAGAAAGAGATGATGCTATTGGCGGTTTGTTAAGATATGGAATTCCTAATTTTAAATTGGATAAAAAAGTTATTGATCGTAGAGTTGCTATTCTCAAAGCTGAAGGTATTATTTTTAAAACGAATACAAATGTAGGTGTTAATTATCCTATTGAAAAATTAAATGATTTTGATGCAGTCGTTTTATGCGGGGGAGCTACACTTCGTAGGACGCTCTCTATCAAAGGAGTCAATAGCAAAGGAGTCGTGCAGGCGATGGACTTTTTAACGCAACAAACTAAAAGTATCTTTAATCACCAAACTATAAAAGCACCTCTTTCCGCAAAAAACAAACATGTTATTGTTATTGGAGGAGGAGATACGGGGGCTGACTGTATTGGTACTTCCAATAGACAAGGAGCTAAATCAGTTACTAATTTCGAAATCATGCCTAAACCACCTATAGAAAGGAGCGATGCTACTCCTTGGCCTTTTTGGCCTATGCTATTAAAAACAACCTCTTCTCATGAAGAAGGTTGCGATAGAAATTGGCTTATTAACACAAAAGAATTCATTACAAATAAAAAAGGAGAATTAACCGCCTTGAAAACAGTAGATGTTATGTGGAAGACTACTCCCGGAAAAAGGCCTATACTTATAGAAAAACCGAATTCAGAAAGAATATGGAAATGTGACTTAGCACTCTTAGCCTTAGGTTTTACAGGTCCTGAAAAAACACTCAGTACTCTACTAAATTTAAAAATAGATCAAAAAACAAATTACAAAGCCACTAATTATCAAACTAATAATCCTAATATTTTTACGGCAGGCGATATGCGTCGCGGGCAGTCTTTAATCGTTTGGGCTATTTCTGAAGGAAGAGAAGCCGCCAGAGCTGTTGATCAATACCTAATGGGAACTAGCCATTTACCTACTAAAGGAGAAGGGGATTTATTAAATGCTTAATTTAAACTATATTCGAACAAAAAATAGTGTTTATATCAGCCTATAAATGTTTTTTATGTTGATTATTTCAATAACTATTATTAATAAAACCATTTGAAATTAGTAAATGGTATATCATATAAAACAAAAGATTAATGAAGAATAGAAAACTATTAATGATACCGGGTCCTATTGAATTTGAACCTTCTGTATTGAGAGCTATGGGAGAAGTGACAACAAGCCATGTTGCTCCTAATTTTATAGAAACTTTTGGAAATTGCTTAGACATAATGCAAGAACTATGGAAAGCCCCAAACGGACAACCTTTTATTATTACTGGGAGTGGTACGCTTGCCATGGATATGGCTATTTCAAACCTTATAGAGTATGGAGACAATGCTCTGGTACTTTCTACGGGCTATTTTGGCAATCGCTTTAAAGACATTTTAACTACCTACGGAGCCAATGTAACCATGCTTAGTGCCTCTATAGGTAAAACAGTTCCATTAGAGGATATAGAAAAGGCTTTGAAACAAAAGAAATACAAGCTACTAACCATGACGCATGTTGACACCTCTACAGGAGTCCTTATAAATCCTAAACCTATCGCTGATCTGGCTAAAAAATACAATGCGTTAACTGTGCTAGATGGTGTTTGTTCTGTAGCTGGAGAGAAAATAGAGCAAGAAGAATGGGGAATAGATGTTGTACTTACAGGGTCTCAAAAAGCTATTGGCGTTCCTCCTGGTTTGGCATTACTTGTTGCTTCTCCAAAGGCGATGACAACTTGGAAAAATAGGAATACTCCTGTTCAAAGCTATTATTCAAATTGGAAATATTGGCTTCCTATAATGCAAGCTTACCAACATAGAACTCCTTCTTATTTTGGAACTCCCTCTGTTAATTTAATAAGAGCTTTAGAAGTTAGCTTAACCACCATCAAAAAACAACATATTGATACAAGAACTGCAATCCATAAAAAATACGCTACTGCTTTTCGTAAGGCTATTGAAGCTATTGATCTGAAAATACTGCCTTTTTCTAATGAAATCGCTGCTAACACTTTAACTGCTATTTACTATCCAA from Tenacibaculum maritimum NCIMB 2154 includes the following:
- the gltB gene encoding glutamate synthase large subunit, which encodes MKNQGLYLNDYETANCGAGFICNLHGKKSNIIIHNALEILEKLAHRGAVNSDGKTGDGAGILIDIPHDFFNRVCSFKLPKPKEYAVGMVFLPKNEHQFQHCISLFESELKKQNLTILGWRRVPVDTSNLGKIAAKSEPRIYQIFISKQHTELTDLQFNAKLFAARKITEHLVEASKLSQRNLFYIPSLSTNTIIYKGLLIPEDIGRYYIDLKEPDVVTRLALVHQRFSTNTFPSWDLAQPFRYMCHNGEINTLRGNVSRMRAREELMESDLFGEDIKRLFPIVLEGKSDSASMDMVVEFLLMTGRSLPEVMMMMVPEAWEKDLTMSKDKRAFYEYHSCIMEPWDGPASVPFTDGNYIGALLDRNGLRPSRYTVTKDGFVIMASEIGVVDIQPSNVIAHGRLEPGKMFLVDMNAGRIIKDTEIKDAIISKYPYKEWISSHTLPLAEIPYTSNLSPIEATDYTTRLRLFGYTNEDIVTMITPMATEAKEAIGAMGTDTPLAVLSNKPQLLYNYFKQLFAQVTNPPLDGIREEIVTAISLAIGEDRNIFEIIPEQAKKLRIQNPVISNDDLDKIKNINHPDFKTITIPIVYEIEKGVNELEKALDTILLTAEKAIDNNTNIIILSDRGTDKKQAPIPALLACSYIHHSLNKRGKRSKCGIIIETAEAREPHHFATLFGYGASAINPYLVNEIINTQVKEGAIIGIDAEMAVKNFNKAIGKGLLKIMNKIGISTLHSYRASQIFEILGLKKSFANKYFPFTPTRIEGIGLYVLEKDIAKRHTAAFTQSTTNNTLPLPIGGDYRWRRNGEKHLFNPTTISKLQQAVRTKSIESYKTYANAINEQNKNLMTLRGLFEFNNLDPIPIDEVEPWTEVVKRFKTGAMSYGSISQEAHENLAIAMNKIGGKSNSGEGGEDVKRFKKRSNGDWKNSAIKQVASGRFGVTSNYLTNAKEIQIKMAQGAKPGEGGQLPAEKVLPWIAEVRNSTPYVGLISPPPHHDIYSIEDLAQLIFDLKNANREARINVKLVSKVGVGTIAAGVAKAKADVILISGFDGGTGAAPLTSLKHTGLPWELGLAEAQQTLVLNDLRSRVVLECDGQLKTGRDVAIAALLGAEEFGFATAPLVASGCIMMRACHLNTCPVGIATQDPELRKNFKGTPEHVINFMYFVAEELREIMAQLGFRSLKEMVGQVHKINTKSAIDHYKAKGLDLSSILYAPQKKNPILHNTEQQNHNLEQVLDTQIFNDARGSIQHKIKASLDYPIKNTDRAVGTLISNEISKIHGQNGLPNDTLKLYFKGAAGQSFGAFATKGVTMVVTGATNDYLGKGLSGAKIIIKKPKEASFNAAENIITGNVSFYGATSGEAYINGIAGERFAVRNSGATAVVEGIGDHGCEYMTGGTVVILGKTGKNFAAGMSGGIAYVYDKNRNFTNNLCNLEMVDLESLENNDFSELQKHLKNHLQYTESSLAKSLLNNWEKEKVYFTKVFPKDYKRALEKLASENNIQQLTA
- a CDS encoding pyridoxal-phosphate-dependent aminotransferase family protein yields the protein MKNRKLLMIPGPIEFEPSVLRAMGEVTTSHVAPNFIETFGNCLDIMQELWKAPNGQPFIITGSGTLAMDMAISNLIEYGDNALVLSTGYFGNRFKDILTTYGANVTMLSASIGKTVPLEDIEKALKQKKYKLLTMTHVDTSTGVLINPKPIADLAKKYNALTVLDGVCSVAGEKIEQEEWGIDVVLTGSQKAIGVPPGLALLVASPKAMTTWKNRNTPVQSYYSNWKYWLPIMQAYQHRTPSYFGTPSVNLIRALEVSLTTIKKQHIDTRTAIHKKYATAFRKAIEAIDLKILPFSNEIAANTLTAIYYPTGIDGNEFRKKVSELGVIIAGGLHPEIKSTYFRVGHMGAINTADIIATLSAIEYGLSKEGHPFTLGNSLAAFQQALSS
- a CDS encoding tRNA pseudouridine synthase A, with translation MSYSYSYLVTIQYLGFRFHGWQKQPNLKTGHLFLDKTLKYIYKGIRFKSLGVGRTDARVSASCFAFQLFIDQKVDFDQFMADFNANAPGDMRALKIEDIDKQFNIIQHPKLKEYRYYFSYGEKNHPYAAPFLTRFREELDIELMKRGAILFEGFHNYKRYCTKPSEDTKVEREIVYCRIEENKELTASFFPKESFVLRIKGAGFLRNQVRLIMGGLHDLGKGTCDLNFIKESLDPDSDIEFIKNIAPASGLHLHDIQFKN
- a CDS encoding glutamate synthase subunit beta; this translates as MGQTGGFKYYKRQNETNLTIEERLKNYNEFTIPIAPAFLQKQGARCMECGVPFCHSGCPLGNLIPDFNDMVYQGNWKAALQILHSTNNFPEFTGRLCPAPCEKSCVLGIIDNPVSIENIEKSIVERGFLEGWILPNPPKRRTGKQVAIVGSGPAGLTTAQQLNNAGHTITVLERDDAIGGLLRYGIPNFKLDKKVIDRRVAILKAEGIIFKTNTNVGVNYPIEKLNDFDAVVLCGGATLRRTLSIKGVNSKGVVQAMDFLTQQTKSIFNHQTIKAPLSAKNKHVIVIGGGDTGADCIGTSNRQGAKSVTNFEIMPKPPIERSDATPWPFWPMLLKTTSSHEEGCDRNWLINTKEFITNKKGELTALKTVDVMWKTTPGKRPILIEKPNSERIWKCDLALLALGFTGPEKTLSTLLNLKIDQKTNYKATNYQTNNPNIFTAGDMRRGQSLIVWAISEGREAARAVDQYLMGTSHLPTKGEGDLLNA